One Penaeus monodon isolate SGIC_2016 chromosome 37, NSTDA_Pmon_1, whole genome shotgun sequence genomic region harbors:
- the LOC119596348 gene encoding gastrula zinc finger protein XlCGF8.2DB-like, whose product MEVSDLDTKGHSNTIEFIAVKEEDIEEAIEEDLQGIKEAVENTDEENFIYVKTEGEVNLKQESSFPEVHHLGKEPVRNDSNILCEEDPLSLSGPFRAEDCGTVCFTDGDQALYMGGEEVDAREEGIGCEVCGKIFHCKTKLLCHMRVHARIKPYNCEMCIKVFSSKSGLMKHMTVVHTNEKSYICETCGSVFSGKYTLAQHLRIHTKENPYSCEVCSKMFSQKQHLVQHMKVHTQEKPYSCEICSKVFSQKHHQVDHMRVHTREKAFVCDVCSKPFAWKCDLVVHMGVHSTEKPFKCEVCGKSFGIKSYLVNHMRVHTKEKPYSCETCSKAFSRKHHLVKHKKTHTREKQNILSTVL is encoded by the coding sequence ATGGAAGTCTCAGACTTGGATACGAAAGGGCATAGCAACACAATCGAATTCATCGCTGTGAAGGAAGAGGATATTGAAGAAGCCATAGAGGAGGATTTGCAGGGAATAAAAGAAGCTGTTGAAAATACAGATGAagagaattttatatatgtaaagactGAAGGAGAGGTAAATCTAAAGCAAGAAAGTTCTTTCCCCGAAGTCCATCATCTTGGCAAGGAACCAGTTCGAAATGACTCCAATATTTTGTGTGAAGAAGATCCTTTGTCATTATCAGGCCCATTTAGGGCTGAGGATTGTGGGACTGTGTGCTTCACAGATGGTGATCAAGCATTGTACATGGGTGGTGAAGAAGTGGATGCAAGGGAGGAGGGTATAGGTTGTGAGGTGTGTGGCAAaatattccactgcaagacaaaACTTTTATGTCACATGAGAGTACATGCAAGGATAAAGCCTTATAATTGTGAGATGTGCATTAAGGTATTCTCTAGTAAAAGTGGTCTAATGAAACACATGACAGTTGTACATACAAATGAGAAGTCTTATATTTGTGAAACATGTGGGAGTGTTTTTTCTGGGAAATATACTCTTGCACAGCACTTGagaatacatacaaaggagaatcCATATAGCTGTGAGGTCTGCAGCAAGATGTTCTCTCAGAAACAGCATCTAGTGCAGCATATGAAAGTACATACACAGGAGAAGCcctacagctgtgagatttgcagcaAAGTATTCTCTCAGAAACATCATCAGGTTGACCACATGAGAGTGCACACAAGAGAAAAGGCatttgtatgtgatgtatgtagtaAGCCATTTGCTTGGAAATGTGATCTAGTTGTACACATGGGGGTCCATAGCACAGAGAAACCATTTAAGTGTGAGGTTTGTGGTAAATCATTTGGTATAAAAAGTTACCTAGTAAACcacatgagagtgcatacaaaagagaaacctTATAGTTGTGAGACATGCAGCAAGGCATTCTCTCGAAAACATCATCTGGtgaaacacaagaaaacacataCAAGGGAAAAGCAGAACATTTTGTCAACAGTACTTTAG